In Arachis stenosperma cultivar V10309 chromosome 1, arast.V10309.gnm1.PFL2, whole genome shotgun sequence, one DNA window encodes the following:
- the LOC130967673 gene encoding putative inactive cadmium/zinc-transporting ATPase HMA3: MENEEGKKKWEKSYFDVMGLCCSSEVPLIENILKPLQGVKEVSVIVPTRTVIVIHDSLIISQLQIVKALNQARLEANVRVYGDQKHQKQWPSLYSIVCGLLLLLSLLKFVYHPLQYLALGAVAAGIFPIARKAIVSIQNLRLDINILMITAVIGTIAMNDYLEAGTIVFLFSIAEWLESRASHKANAVMSSLMNIAPQKAVIAETGEVVDADEVKVNTILAVKAGEVIPIDGVVVDGTCEVDEKTLTGESFPVAKQKDSTVWAGTINLNGYVSVKTTALAEDCVVAKMAKLVEEAQNSKTSTQRLIDKFAKFYTPAVVIISALVAVIPIVLKVHDKKHWLHFALVVLVSACPCALILSTPVATFCAYTKAATSGLLIKGGDYLETLAKIKVMAFDKTGTITKGEFVVTNFVSLSDDIDLNTLLYWVSSIESKSSHPLAAAIVDYGRSLSIEPNPENVTEFENFPGEGIYGKIEERPVYVGNKKIATRAGSETVPAMRGQIGKTTGYIYCGATPVGFFSLSDACRTGVPEAIAQLKSLGIKTAMLTGDSQGAAMQAQEQLGNALELVHAELLPEDKLKIITEFKKEGPTAMVGDGLNDAPALATADIGISMGISGSALATETGNIILMSNDLRKIPEVIKLAKKSHRKVIQNIFLSVITKAAIIGLAIGGHPLVWAAVLADVGTCLVVILNSMLLLRGEHNHGEHNHGEHKHGNHDHDGTHKHGGHKHGEHKHGGKCCRPSPEVHVQKDVCGGTDGDSSHHHDHHHGKSSHHHHHHNHHHHEQLHQHKHHSHKHCGSEETKQVSLPQKCASETCSSKNEPCPSDSRLDGSVKHHNVMGSHEHCKGHQKHDHIEDHCRSETHNVIPNAENNGALHSSHCHGTEHCHKETDIATHEQESSHSSHNHMIHGCENPKGHNPDRNSGSHSEIEKAGTSEITIDIDDDVESASKHGCCMEEEENDLCCDGCSDKCKELPVACDCESSNEAQVISSCCSSNEGSTKECRDSTIVHACISLNKRGYGGCCKSYMKECCAEKHRHSGAGFGGGLSEIITEYV, translated from the exons ATGGAGAATGAGGAGGGGAAGAAGAAGTGGGAGAAGAGCTACTTCGATGTGATGGGATTGTGCTGCTCGTCGGAGGTGCCGCTCATAGAGAACATACTCAAACCTTTGCAAGGAGTGAAGGAGGTTTCGGTCATTGTACCAACTCGTACTGTTATTGTTATCCATGACTCTCTCATCATTTCTCAGCTCCAAATTG TCAAGGCTCTTAATCAAGCAAGACTAGAAGCAAATGTCAGAGTGTATGGGGACCAAAAGCACCAAAAGCAATGGCCAAGCCTATACTCAATTGTGTGTGGTTTGCTACTTTTGCTTTCCTTGCTCAAGTTTGTGTACCATCCATTGCAGTATCTCGCTCTCGGAGCGGTTGCTGCTGGTATATTTCCGATCGCCCGGAAGGCCATTGTCTCCATCCAGAACCTTAGACTTGACATTAACATTCTCATGATCACAGCAG TTATTGGGACAATTGCTATGAATGATTATTTGGAGGCAGGAACAATAGTTTTTCTCTTCTCTATTGCTGAATGGCTTGAATCCAGGGCAAGCCACAAG GCAAATGCGGTTATGTCATCACTGATGAACATAGCTCCTCAAAAAGCAGTGATAGCTGAAACAGGAGAGGTTGTTGATGCTGATGAGGTCAAAGTCAACACGATCTTAGCAGTGAAGGCAGGGGAAGTGATCCCAATTGATGGTGTGGTTGTTGATGGAACCTGTGAGGTTGATGAAAAAACTTTGACAGGGGAATCATTCCCAGTAGCAAAACAAAAAGACTCAACTGTTTGGGCTGGGACCATTAACTTAAATG GTTATGTTAGTGTTAAAACTACTGCATTGGCTGAGGATTGTGTTGTGGCTAAAATGGCAAAGCTTGTGGAAGAAGCTCAAAACAGCAAAACCAGCACTCAGAGATTGATTGACAAATTTGCCAAATTTTACACCCCTG CTGTTGTAATCATATCAGCACTAGTAGCGGTGATCCCAATTGTATTGAAAGTACACGACAAGAAACACTGGCTTCACTTTGCACTTGTTGTCTTAGTAAGTGCATGCCCATGTGCACTTATTCTTTCAACACCAGTTGCTACTTTTTGTGCCTACACAAAAGCAGCTACGTCTGGTCTTCTCATCAAAGGTGGTGATTATCTTGAAACACTTGCAAAAATTAAGGTCATGGCTTTCGACAAAACTGGTACCATAACAAAGGGGGAGTTTGTGGTGACAAATTTTGTCTCTCTTTCAGATGACATTGATTTGAACACATTGCTTTACTG GGTGTCAAGTATTGAGAGTAAGTCAAGCCATCCATTGGCAGCAGCTATTGTTGATTATGGAAGGTCTCTCTCCATTGAACCAAACCCAGAAAATGTTACAGAATTCGAAAATTTTCCTGGAGAAGGAATATATGGAAAAATTGAAGAGAGACCTGTTTACGTTGGAAACAAAAAAATTGCAACTAGAGCTGGCTCAGAAACAG TGCCTGCAATGCGTGGTCAAATAGGAAAGACCACAGGATACATATACTGTGGAGCAACCCCAGTTGGATTCTTCTCTCTATCAGATGCTTGTCGAACCGGTGTTCCGGAGGCAATAGCTCAGCTCAAGTCATTGGGAATCAAAACCGCTATGCTCACTGGAGACAGTCAAGGGGCTGCAATGCAAGCACAGGAACAG CTAGGGAATGCTCTGGAGTTGGTCCATGCAGAACTTTTGCCAGAAGACAAGTTAAAGATCATCACAGAATTCAAGAAGGAAGGGCCAACAGCAATGGTTGGAGACGGTTTGAATGATGCGCCGGCGTTAGCTACGGCTGATATAGGAATCTCAATGGGGATTTCAGGTTCTGCACTGGCTACTGAGACTGGGAACATAATTCTTATGTCAAATGACCTTAGGAAGATTCCGGAAGTGATTAAGCTTGCAAAAAAGTCGCACAGGAAAGTGATACAGAATATCTTTTTGTCTGTGATTACCAAGGCTGCAATTATTGGTTTGGCCATTGGTGGTCATCCACTTGTTTGGGCTGCGGTTCTTGCTGATGTTGGAACATGTTTGGTTGTCATCTTGAACAGCATGTTACTCCTTAGAGGAGAACATAATCATGGAGAACACAATCATGGAGAACACAAGCATGGAAATCATGACCATGATGGAACACACAAACATGGAGGGCACAAGCATGGTGAACACAAGCACGGAGGAAAATGTTGTAGACCTTCCCCTGAAGTTCATGTCCAGAAAGATGTATGTGGTGGAACCGATGGTGACTCCTCTCACcatcatgatcatcatcatGGAAAATCctctcatcatcatcaccatcacaATCACCACCACCATGAACAACTACATCAACATAAACATCATAGCCATAAGCATTGTGGCTCAGAGGAGACAAAACAGGTGTCTCTGCCTCAGAAGTGTGCCTCTGAGACCTGTTCCTCAAAGAATGAACCCTGCCCTTCGGATTCAAGATTAGATGGAAGTGTCAAGCATCATAATGTCATGGGAAGTCACGAACATTGTAAGGGTCATCAGAAGCATGATCATATTGAAGACCATTGTCGTTCAGAAACGCACAATGTTATTCCAAATGCAGAAAACAATGGTGCATTACATAGTTCTCATTGCCATGGGACAGAGCACTGCCACAAAGAGACTGACATAGCTACTCATGAACAGGAATCATCACATAGTTCTCACAATCACATGATCCATGGTTGTGAAAATCCAAAAGGTCACAACCCGGATCGAAATTCAGGTTCCCATTCTGAAATTGAGAAGGCAGGGACAAGTGAAATAACTATTGACATAGATGATGATGTCGAATCGGCCTCAAAGCACGGCTGCTGCATGGAAGAGGAAGAAAACGATTTGTGCTGCGATGGTTGCTCGGACAAATGCAAAGAACTTCCAGTGGCGTGTGATTGCGAGAGCTCAAACGAGGCACAAGTCATTAGTTCATGCTGTAGCAGCAATGAGGGATCTACAAAAGAATGCAGAGATTCCACAATTGTGCATGCTTGTATTAGTCTAAACAAGAGAGGGTATGGGGGATGCTGCAAGAGTTACATGAAGGAATGCTGTGCCGAGAAGCATAGACATTCAGGTGCCGGTTTTGGAGGAGGTTTGTCAGAGATCATTACAGAATATGTTTAG